CGGCGACTCGGTTTCCTTGTAGCGGCGCTCGAGGTTGGGAATGATGCCTTCGAAGCGGTGCTTGCGCTGGGTGCGGCCACCGGTTTCGGTGAAGTAGGTGAAGGTGATCGCTTCGTCGCCGCTGCCGTAAAGCACGGCCTGCTGCACCTTGGCCGGCAGCGAGTTCCACGCGGCGTCCACGTCGAACTTGTAGTGCTTGGCCAGCGAGGCGATCAGCTGGAAGTAGTAGGCGTTGCGACGATCCCAGCCGCGCACCGCACCAGCGGCCAGCGACAGCTCCGGATGCACCACCACGCGCGAGGGATCGAAGAATTCGGCAATGCCCAGGCCATCGCAGCCGGGGCAGGCGCCCATCGGTGCGTTGAACGAGAACAGGCGCGGTTCCAGTTCCGGCAGCGAGTAGTCGCAGACCGGGCAGGAATACTTGGACGAGAACAGCGTCGGCGCGGTTTCGGCGTTGTCCAGGCTCTGCACCGAGGCCATGCCGTCGCCCAGCTTGAGCGCGGTCTCGAAGCTCTCGGCCAGGCGCTGCTTGATGTCCTCGCGCGGGCGGAAGCGGTCGATCACTGCTTCGATGGTGTGCTTCTGGCGCAGTGCCAGCGGCGGCACCGCATCGATTTCATGCAGCTCGCCGTCCACGCGCACACGCACGAAGCCCTGCGCGCGCAGCTGGTCGAACACCTGCGCGTGTTCGCCCTTGCGGTCGCGGATGACCGGGGCCAGCAGCATGTAGCGCTGTTCCGGGTCCAGGGTCAGCACCTGGTCGACCATCTGGCTGACCGTCTGCGCCTCCAGCGGGTAGCCATGATCCGGGCAGCGCGGGGTGCCGACGCGGGCGTACAGCAGGCGCAGGTAGTCGTAGATCTCGGTGATCGTGCCGACCGTCGAACGCGGGTTGTGCGAGGTCGACTTCTGCTCGATCGAGATCGCCGGTGACAGGCCTTCGATGTGGTCCAGGTCCGGCTTTTCCATCACGCTCAGGAACTGGCGCGCATAGGCCGACAGCGACTCGACGTAGCGGCGCTGGCCTTCTGCATAGATGGTGTCGAACGCCAGCGAAGACTTGCCCGAGCCGGACAGGCCGGTGATCACGATCAGCTTGTCGCGAGGCAGGTCGAGGTCGAGGTTCTTCAGGTTGTGCGTCCGCGCGCCGCGGATGCGGATGAAATCCATCGCCATGGGGGATCCGGTTGTGGGGGCGTTGGCTGGGTGCCGGGCCAGCAGGGAACGGCAATCGGTCAGCCTACCGAGGTGACCAGATGGGGGCAATGGGCGACAATGCCAGCCCCGTGTCTCACCTTGTGAGACACGGCGACAGCTTTGTGTAGAGCCGAGCCCACGCTCGGCTGCCTGGACCCCGAACCGTTCAGCCGAGCATGGCTCGACTCTACTGGGACAGGCGGTAGGGCCGCCCAGGGGTTGACTTGACCGGCGCCCATTGATCTGCGTACAATCCCGCTCCTGTCCGCCCTCGATGGCGGCAGCTCAGACCACAATAACTACAGAGGAAGGCCTGGTCATGTACGCAGTACTGGTCACCGGCGGTAAGCAATACCGCGTGGCGCAGGGCGAAAAGCTCCGCATTGAAAAGCTCGAAGTCGAAGTCGGCAGCGAGATCAAGTTTGACAACATCCTGATGCTGGGTGACAGCGACGGCGTGAAGCTGGGCGATGCGCTGAAGGGCGCTGCCGTCACCGCCAAGGTCCTGTCCCAGGGTCGTGCTGACAAGGTCCGGATCATCAAGTTCCGTCGCCGCAAGCACCACATGAAGCGTCAGGGTCACCGTCAGTACTACACCGAAATCGAGATCACCGGCATCGCCGGCTAAGCATCAGGAGAAGCAGTCATGGCACATAAAAAGGGCGTAGGCTCCTCGCGCAACGGTCGCGACTCCAACCCGAAGTACCTGGGCGTCAAGATCTTCGGCGGCCAGGCCATCGAAGCCGGCAACATCATCGTGCGTCAGCGCGGCACCCAGTTCCACCCGGGTTCGGGCGTTGGCCTGGGCCGTGACCACACCCTGTTCGCCCTCGTGGACGGCAAGGTGGAGTTCTCGGTCAAGGGCGCCAAGAAGCGTCGTACCGTCAGCATCGTCTCGGCCGACGCCTGATCCAGGCATCGCCGGCACCCATGCCCCGGCATGGCTGTGCTGGATGAAGAGCACGTTGCATGGAGAGCCCCGCTTCGGCGGGGCTTTTCGTTAGAGTGAACGCAAGACCGGCCATGCCGGGTTGCCGGCCCGCGGCCGGCATGACATTCAAGGCGACGGCAGTCAGGCCGCGCCCATCGCAGGCATCGAAACAATGAAACTGGTAGACGAAGCAGAAATCGAAGTGTTCGCCGGCAACGGCGGCAACGGCTGCATTGGCTTCCGTCGCGAGAAGTTCATTCCGCTCGGCGGCCCGGACGGCGGCGACGGCGGTGCGGGCGGCAGCGTGTACATCCGCGCCGACGAAAACCTGAACACCCTGGTCGACTTCCGCCATGAGCGCGTCTTCAAGGCGCAGCGCGGCGAGAACGGCATGGGCCGCCAGGCCTATGGCAAGGGCGGCGAAGACCTGACCATCACCGTGCCGGTCGGCACCGTGGTGATCAACGTTGCCACCGATGAAGTCATCGGCGACCTGACCCAGCACGGCGACCGCCTGCTGGTGGCCAAGGGCGGTCGCGGTGGCTTGGGCAACATGCACTTCAAGAGCTCGACCAACCGCTCGCCGCGCCAGGCGCTGCCGGGCGAGCCGGGCGAAGAGCGCACGCTGAAGCTGGAGCTGAAGCTGCTGGCCGATGTCGGCCTGCTGGGCTTCCCCAACGCGGGCAAGAGCACGCTGATCCGTGCCGTTTCGGCGGCAACGCCGAAGGTGGCCGATTACCCGTTCACCACGCTGTACCCGAACCTGGGTGTGGTGAAGGTGGAGAACCACCGCAGCTTCGTGATTGCCGATATTCCGGGCCTGATCGAAGGCGCGGCGGATGGTGCCGGCTTGGGCGCGCAGTTCCTGCGCCACCTGCAGCGCACCCGCCTGCTGCTGCACCTGGTGGACATCTCGCCGATGGAAGGTGGTGTTGAGGGTATTTCCCCGGTTGAGCAGGTGCGTGCGATCGAGCGCGAGCTGGAAAAGCACGATCCGGAGCTGCTGCAGAAGCCGCGCTGGCTGGTGCTGAACAAGGCTGACCTGATGTTCGAGGACGAAGCCAAGGCCGCGGCCGAGCAGATCGTCGCCGAGCTGGGCTGGAAGGAGCCGTGGTTCCTGGTCTCGGCGCTGGGTCGTGAAGGTACCTTCCCGATCATGAGCCGGATCATGGCCTTCTTCGATCGCCAGAAGGAAGAGGAGCAGGAAGCCCGCGACGCGCAATGACGGCGTTGTGCTTCCGCTCGAAAAACCCGGCTTCGGCCGGGTTTTTTTTTGTTGGCTACCGCTCTTCTGTAGGGCTGAGCCCATGCTCGGCTGCTGTTCGCGCGGCCAGCCAAGCATGGGCTCGGCTCTACAGGGCGGAAACTGCAGGCAACAAAAAACCCGGCCAAGGCCGGGCTTTTGTCTGCTGCCCCAACCCCGAAGGGCGGGGCGGCAACGCCGGATCAGGCGGCCTTGAGGGCCTTGATGCGGTCGTTCAGGCGGCTCTTGTGACGAGCAGCCTTGTTCTTGTGGATCAGGCCACGCGCGCTGAAGCGATCCAGGATCGGCTGGGCAACGGCGAAGGCGGCTTCGGCGCCGGCGGCATCGTTGGCGTCCAGCGCCTTGATCACTTTCTTGACAGCGGTGCGCAGCATCGAGCGCTGAGCCACGTTGCGCGCGTTGCGCACGACGGTCTGCTTGGCGCGCTTCTTGGCGGACTTGATATTGGCCACGGTGGTGGTTTCCTGAAAAAATCGGTGTTATGGGAACAGCAAGCTAGCTAGTATGATGGCGTAAGAAATGCACGTCAAGTCGATTGTCAAGAGGGACGCTGAGTGAGTTCACCCAAGTTGTTGCGGGGCCTGCTGTCGTTCAGCAGCATGACCATGGTCTCGCGCGTTCTCGGACTTGTCCGGGACTTCGTGGTGACCACCACGTTCGGCACCAACGCCATCACTGATGCTTTCTGGGTCGCCTTCAGGGTACCCAATTTCCTGCGGCGTTTGTTCGCCGAAGGCTCGTTCGCCACCGCTTTCGTGCCCGTGTTCACGGAAGTGAAGGAAACCCGCAGCCACGCCGAGCTGCGTGAACTGATGGCCCGCACCGCCGGCACCCTGGGTGGGGTGCTGATGCTGGTGACCGCGGTGGCGCTGATCTTCGCGCCGCAGCTGGCCTCGGTCTTCTCAAGTGGCGTTGATACCGACCCGGTGAAGCAGGGCCTGCTGGTCGACCTGTTCCGCCTGACCTTCCCGTTCCTGCTGTTCGTCTCGCTGACGGCCCTGGCCGGTGGCGCGCTGAACAGCTTCCAGCGCTTCGCGATGCCGGCGCTGACCCCGGTCATCCTCAACCTGTGCATGATCGCCGGTGCGCTGTGGCTGGCGCCGCGGCTGGGCGGTACTCCAGAGAAGCAGATTTTGGCGCTGGGCTGGGCGGTGCTCGCCGCCGGCATCCTGCAGCTGCTGTTCCAGCTGCCGTCGCTGAAGGGGATCAACCTGCTGACGCTGCCGCGCTGGGGCTGGAGCCACCCGGGCGTACGCAAGGTGATGACGCTGATGGTGCCGACCCTGTTCGGTTCGTCGGTGGCGCAGATCAACCTGCTGCTGGACACGGTCATCGCCGCCAAGCTGACCGATGGTTCGCAGTCCTGGCTGTCGCTGGCCGATCGTTTCCTGGAACTGCCGCTGGGCGTGTTCGGCGTGGCGCTGGGCACGGTGATCCTGCCGGCGCTGGCCCGCCATCACGTCAGCACCGACCGCGAGGGCTTTTCGCGCTCGCTGGACTGGGGCCTGCGCATGACTCTGCTGATCTCGGTGCCGGCCATGCTGGGCCTGCTGCTGCTGGCCGAGCCGCTGATCGCGACGATCTTCCAGCACGGCCAGTTCAGTGCCTTCGATACCCGCATGACCGCGCTGTCGGTGTACGGGCTGAGCTTCGGCCTGCCGGCGTTCGCCCTGCTGAAAGTTGTGCTGCCGGCGTTCTACGCCCGCCAGGACACCAAGACCCCGGTGCGCGCCGGTGTGGCCGCGCTGGTGGCCAACATGGTGTTCAACTTCGCCCTGCTGGCCGTGCTGTACCAGGTGATGGTGCCGGAGGCGCTCAAGGCGCAGGGCGTGATGGCGGCCATCGGCAAGCAGCCGGGCCTGCACCTGGCGCTGGGCATCGCCAGCGCATTGTCCAGTTACCTGAACCTGGGCCTGCTGTGGTACTGGCTGGGCAAGACCGATGTCTACCGGCGCCGACCGGGCTGGGGCGGCTATCTGCTGCGCCTGCTGCTGGCCTGCGTGGCCATGGTCGCCGCGCTGCTGGCCCTGCTGCATTGGCTGCCGGCGTTCTCGGCGATGGGCGTATGGGAGCGGATCGGCAGCCTGTCGCTGCTGGTCGGCGGCGGCGCCGCCACCTACGCGGTGGCCATGGTGGCGATGGGCTTCCGCCCGCGCGACCTGCGCGGGCATTGATCACCGCTTGTGGCGGCTATACTTCAGGGTTACACCATTGAAGCGGCGGCCCCGGTCGGGCTGGAACGAGAGTTGATGAGCAGGCTGTTCAGAAGCGTCGAGGGCAGGGAGCTGTTCCCCAACGGAAGCGTGGTCTGTATCGGTGCATTCGACGGCCTCCACCTGGGGCATCGTGCGCTGGTCCGCCACGCGGTCGCCCGCGCGCGCGCCTTGGGCGTGGCCGCGGTGGCGGTGGCCTTCGAGCCGCTGCCGCGTGAGTTCTTCGCCCAGGGCACACCACCGCCGCGGCTGACCCTGGCGCGGAGCAAGGTCGAGATCCTGCGCGAGCTTGGCGTCGATGCGGTCGGCCTGCTGCGCTTCGATGCAGCGATGGCAGCGATGCCGGCCGAGGATTTTGTCCACCGACTGCTGGCCCACCGCCTGGGCGCGCGCGAAGTCTGGATCGGGCCGGAGTTCTGCTTCGGCAACCGCCGCCGTGGCGACCTGGCCCTGCTGCAGAAGATGGGCGCCGAACTGGGCTTCACTGCTGGCGAGATCGAAGCGGTCGACCTGCATGGCGAGCGCATTTCCAGCACCCGAATCCGCCAGCTGCTGCAGGAGGGCGACTTCGCCCGTGCCAACGACCTGCTCGGCCGTCCTTACGCGATCAGCGGGCGGGTGGTGCGCGGGCGCCAGCTCGGCCGCACGCTGGGCTTCCCCACCGCCAACCTGCGTTTCCCGAAGACGCCGGCGCTGTCGGGCATCTACGCAACCTGGGTGCACGGTGTGTTCGACCAGCCGTGGCCGTCGGTCTCCAGCTTCGGCACGCGGCCGACGGTAGAGGGCGTGGAGCCACTGCTGGAAGCCCATCTGTTCGATTTCCAGGGCGACCTGTACGGGCGCCACATCGACGTGGAGTTCGTCGCCAAGCTGCGCGACGAAGAGAAATTCAATGATCTGGCGGCATTGACCGACCAGATGCACCGTGACGCCGAACAGGCGCGCGCCATCCTTTCCGAACATAGATTGCGAGCCACTGCGTGAGCCAGGACTACAAGACCACCCTGAACCTGCCAGCCACCGAATTCCCGATGCGCGGCGACCTGCCCAAGCGCGAGCCGGGCATTCTGGCGCAGTGGGAAGCGCAGGGGCTCTACCAGCAGCTGCGCGACAACGCCGCCGGCCGCCCGCTGTTCGTGCTGCACGACGGCCCGCCGTACGCCAACGGCCGCATCCACCTCGGCCACGCGGTCAACAAGATCCTGAAGGACATCATCGTCAAGTCGCGCTACCTGGCCGGCTTCGATGCGCCCTACGTGCCGGGCTGGGACTGCCATGGCCTGCCGATCGAGATCGCGGTCGAGAAGAAGTGGGGCAAGGTCGGCACCAAGCTCGACGCCGTTGAATTCCGCCAGAAGTGCCGCGAGTTCGCCGAAGAGCAGATCAACATCCAGCGCGTGGACTTCAAGCGCCTGGGCGTGACCGGCGACTGGGACAACCCGTACAAGACCCTGAGCTTCGACTTCGAAGCCAACGAGATCCGTGCGCTGGCCAAGGTCGTGGCCAACGGCCACCTGGTCCGCGGCGCCAAGCCGGTGTACTGGTGCTTCGACTGTGGCTCGGCGCTGGCCGAAGCCGAGATCGAATACCAGGAAAAGGAATCGCCCGCGATCGACGTGGCCTACGCCGCACGCGATGCGCAGGCCATCGGCCAGGCGTTCGGCGTAAGCGTGCCGGCCGACGTGGAAGTGGCGGTGCCGATCTGGACCACCACGCCGTGGACGCTGCCGGCCTCGCTGGCGGTGTCGCTGGGTGCGGAAATCAACTACGTCCTGGCCGAAGGCCCGGCCCACAACGGCAAGCGCCGTTGGCTGGTGCTGGCCGCCGCGCTGGCCGAGCGCGCGCTCCAGCGCTATGGCGTGGGCGACGTGGTGCTGCACGGTGAAACCACCGGCGCGGCGCTGGAGAACCAGCTGCTGGCGCATCCGTTCTACCCGGAACGCGGGATCCTGGTGCTCAACGGCGACCATGTGTCCGACGAGGACGGTACCGGTGCGGTGCACACTGCCCCCGGCCACGGCCAGGAAGACTTCGTGGTGAGCCAGAAGTACGGCCTGCTGGACAAGTACAACGCCGGGCAGGTCACTCCGATCGACGGCCGTGGCGTGTACCTGGAATCGACCCCGCCGGCCGGTGACGTGGTGCTGGCGGGCCAGCACCTGTGGAAGGCGCAGGAGGCCATCGTCGGCGTGCTGCGCGACAACGGTTCGCTGCTGGCCTTCCATCCGATCCGTCACAGCTACCCGCACTGCTGGCGCCACAAGACGCCGGTGGTGTTCCGCGCCACCCCGCAGTGGTTCATTTCGATGGACAAGGCCAACCTGCGCAACGATGCGCTGGCCGCCATCGACACCGTCGGCTGGTTCCCGACCTGGGGCAAGGCGCGCATCCAGAGCATGGTCGACGGTCGCCCCGACTGGACCATCTCGCGCCAGCGCACCTGGGGCGTGCCGATCGCACTGTTCACGCATCGCCAGACGGGCGAGATCCATCCGCGCTCGGTGGAGCTGATGCAGCAGGTCGCCGACCGCGTCGAAGCCGAGGGCATCGACGTCTGGTACTCGCTTGACGCCGTCGAACTGCTGGGCGCTGAAGCGGCCGACTACGAGAAGGTCACCGACATCCTCGACGTCTGGTTCGATTCGGGTGTGACCCATGAAGGCGTGCTCGCCGCGCGTGGCTTCGGCAAGCCGGCCGACCTGTACCTGGAAGGTTCGGACCAGCATCGCGGCTGGTTCCAGTCCTCGCTGCTGACCGGCGTGGCGATCGACAAGCGCGCGCCCTACAAGCAGTGCCTCACCCACGGTTTCACCGTGGACGAGCACGGCCGCAAGATGTCCAAGTCGCTGGGCAACGGCATCGAGCCGCAGGACATCATGAACAAGCTGGGCGCGGACATCCTGCGCCTGTGGATCGCCTCGGCCGACTACAGCAACGAGATGTCGCTGTCGCAGGAGATCCTCAAGCGCAACGCCGACGCCTACCGTCGCCTGCGCAACACCGCACGCTTCCTGCTCGGCAACCTGGACGGCTTCGATCCGGCCCAGCACCTGCAACCGCTCGACCAGATGGTCGCTCTGGACCGCTGGATCGTGCATCGCGCGTGGGAGCTTCAGGAGAAGATCAAGGCGGCCTACGACGGCTACAACATGGCCGAGATCGTGCAGCTGCTGCTGAACTTCTGCAGCGTGGACCTGGGCTCGCTGTACCTGGATGTGACCAAGGACCGCCTGTACACGATGCCGACCGATTCGCACGGTCGCCGCTCGGCGCAGAGCGCGATGTACCACATCGCCGAAGCGTTCACCCGCTGGGTCGCACCGATCCTGACCTTCACCGCCGACGAACTGTGGGGCTACCTGCCGGGCGAGCATGCCGGGCACGTGCTGTTCACCACCTGGTACGACGGCCTGGCGCCGCTGCCGGCCGATGCGCAGCTCAACGCGGCCGATTTCGACCAGCTGCTGGCTGTGCGCGAGCAGGTGGCCAAGGTGCTGGAACCGATGCGCGCCAACGGTGCCATCGGTGCCGCGCTGGAAGCGGAAATCACCATTGCCGCCAACGAGGAGCAGGCCGCGAAGTGGCAGCCGCTGGCCGAAGAGCTGCGCTTCCTGTTCATCAGTGGTGACGTGCAGGTGCGCCCGGCGACCACCGACGAGGTGTTCGTCAGCGCCCAGCCGACCAGCAAGGCCAAGTGCGTGCGCTGCTGGCACCACCGCGCCGATGTCGGCAGCAATGCCGATCACCCCGAACTGTGCGGCCGCTGCGTGAGCAACGTCACCGGCGCCGGCGAACTGCGGAGCTGGTTCTGATGAGCACTGCGCGCCCGCATCCGAACGCCCTGGTCTGGCTGCTGCTGTCGGTGGTCATCATCGGCCTGGACCAGTGGTCCAAGGCCTGGGTCCTGTCGAGCCTGCCGGAATTCCAGCCGGTGGTGGTCATCGACGGCTTCTGGAACTGGTACCGCACCTACAACACCGGTGCGGCATTCAGTTTCCTGAGCGACGCCGGTGGCTGGCAGAAGTACTTCTTCACCGCGCTGGCGATCGCCATCAGCGGCCTGATGGCCTGGTGGCTGCGCGGCACTGCCCGTGGCAACTGGAAGGCCGCGGTGCCGTATGCGCTGATCATCGGTGGTGCCATCGGCAACGTGATCGACCGCCAGGTGCACGGTCACGTGGTCGATTTCATCCAGTGGTACGTGGGCAGCTATACCTGGCCCTCGTTCAACATCGCCGATTCGGCCATCGTGGTCGGTGCCATCGGCATCGCCCTGTTTGGCCTGTTCGACGGCAAGTCCGCCAAAAAGGCGGATAATGCCAACCCGAAACCGTAAGCCGGCCGCCGCCGGGAGACTGAACTGATGGATGTGCTGCTCGCCAACCCGCGTGGTTTCTGTGCCGGTGTCGATCGTGCGATCGAGATCGTCAAGCGCGCGATCGAAACGCTGGGCGCGCCCATCTACGTCCGCCATGAAGTGGTGCACAACCGCTTCGTGGTCGACGACCTGAAGCAGCGCGGCGCAATCTTCGTCGAGGAACTGGACGAAGTGCCGGACAACAACACGGTGATCTTCAGCGCACATGGCGTGTCCCAGGCGGTGCGCCAGGAAGCCGAGCGCCGTGGCCTGAAGGTGTTCGACGCCACCTGCCCACTGGTGACCAAGGTCCACTTCGAAGTGGCCCGCCACTGCCGTGCCGGCCGTGACGTGGTGCTGATCGGCCACGCCGGTCACCCGGAAGTGGAAGGCACCATGGGCCAGTGGAACCGCGAAGCCGGTACCGGCCAGATCTACCTGGTCGAGGATGTGGAGCAGGTTGCGACGCTGCACATCAACCAGCCGGAAAACTTCGCTTACACCACCCAGACCACGCTGTCGGTGGACGACACGCGCGGCATCATCGATGCGCTGCGCGAGCGCTTCCCGGCGATGCAGGGCCCGAAGAACGACGACATCTGCTACGCCACGCAGAACCGCCAGGACGCCGTGCGCGACCTGGCCAAGCGCTGCGACCTGGTGCTGGTGGTGGGCTCGCCGAACAGCTCCAATTCCAACCGTCTGAGCGAACTGGCCCGCCGCGAAGGTGTGGAGTCGTACCTGATCGACGGTGCGCACGAGATCGACCCGCGCTGGGTGGAAGGCAAGCAGCACATCGGCGTCACTGCCGGTGCCTCGGCGCCGCAGGTACTGGTCGATGGCGTGCTGGCACGCCTGACCGAACTGGGCGCGACCGGCGTCGGCGAGCTGGATGGCGAACCGGAATCGATGGTGTTCGCGCTGCCGAAGGAACTGCGCCTGCGCCTGGTCGACTGACCGGACCTGACTCGGGCGGCTGCGAACCTGCGCGAGGTGGGTGCGAACCTGGGTTCGCACTGCTTCTGGATGCAGCCCATCCACGCATGGCGTGGATCTGCCGCTCACGGCCTTGTTGCCGGGTTTGCCGCTTCTGGTGGGGTTTGGGCGCCCCATGACCTTTGGCCATGGGGCAGGGCACTCTACAGGCCTAGCATCGGAGGATTCTCCGTTGTTGGATGCTGCCCGATGAAGACCCGTGCCCTGGTGATGTCCCTGCTGTTCGCGCTGGCGGCCACGCCTGCACTGGCGCAGACCTCGCCACCGGCCAACGCGGCGGCGCCCGGCCTGCTGCGCATCGACGTGGATGCACGCGACCTCGCGCGCCGCATCTTCAAGGTCACCGCCACCGTGCCGGCCAAGCCGGGTCCGATGACCCTGCTGTACCCGCAGTGGATTCCCGGCAACCATTCGCCCACCGGCCCGATCGACAAACTGGCGGGCCTGCGCGTCACCGCCAACGGCAAGCCGCTGGCCTGGCAGCGTGACCAGTTCAACGTCTATGCGTTCAAGGTGGACGTGCCCGAGGGCGTCAGCGAGATCGTCGCGCACTTCGACTTCCTGTCCTCGCAGGGCGGCAGCCAGGGGCGGGTGGTGATGACGCCGGAAATGCTCAACCTGCAGTGGAACGCCAACTCGCTGTACCCGGCCGGTGTCGATGCGCGCCAGCTGCAGACGCAGGCCAGCGTGATCCTGCCCAAGGGCTGGTCGTTCGCCACCGCACTGGAAACCGCGCATCGCGACGGCGACACGGTGGTGTTCAAGCCGATTTCCTACGACCATCTGGTCGACTCGCCGCTGTTCGCTGGCGAGCATTACCAGCGCATCGATCTTGATCCCGGCGCGAAGGTGCCGGTGCACCTCAATGTGTTCGCCGACGAGGCCAAGTCGCTGAAGCCGACCGATGCGCAGATCAGCCTGCACCGCGCGCTGGTGCAGCAGGCCGACAAGCTCTATGGCGCGCGTCACTACAACCATTATGAATTCCTGCTGGCGTTGACCGACCGCCTCGGCGGCATCGGCCTGGAGCATCACCGCTCCAGCGAGAACAGTGCCGATCCGGGCTATTTCACCGAATGGGACAGCAACGCCTGGATGCGTGACCTGTTGCCGCACGAATACACCCATTCCTGGAACGGCAAGTACCGCCGTGGCGCCGACCTGGCCACCGCCAACTTCAACGTGCCGATGGGCGACAGCCTGCTGTGGGTGTACGAGGGGCAGACCCAGTTCTGGGGCCAGGTGCTGGCGGCGCGTTCGGGGCTGTGGTCGAGCGCGCAGGCGCGCGACATGCTGGCCAATGTGGCCGCGACCTATGACCGTGGCCGCCCGGGGCTGGCCTGGCGCCCACTGCAGGACACCACCAACGACCCGACCATCGCCCAGCGCCGCACGTTGCCGTACCGCAACTACCAGATGAGCGAGGACTATTACTCCGGCGGCCAGATGCTGTGGCTTGAAGTGGAAGGCAAGTTGCGTGAGTTGAGCGGCAACCGTCGCAGCCTGGATGACTTCGCGCGTGCATTCTTCGGCGTCGGCAATGGCGACTGGGACGTCAACACATACACCTTCGATGACGTGGTCGCGACCTTGAACGGCATCGCACCGTACGACTGGGCAAGCTTCCTCCGTGGCCGCCTGGACGGCCATGGTCCGTTGACCGGTGGCCTGGAGGCGGCCGGCTGGAGGCTGGTCTACCGCGACACCCCGAACGATGCCTACAAGGCACAGGAAAAACGCGCCAAGGCGGCACTGCTCGCCTATTCGCTGGGCGCGACCGTACTCGACAGCGGTACGGTCGGCGATGTGATCTGGGACAGCCCGGCGTTCAACGCCGGTCTTGCACCGGGCATGAAGGTGATCGCGGTTGGCGGCCGTGAGTACAGCAGCCAGCGCTTGAAGGACGCGGTGGCTGCGGCAGCGAAGGACAAGGCGCCGATCGTGCTGCTGGTGAAGCAGTTCGACCGCATCGAAACGATGAGCATCGTCTACCACGGTGGCCTGCAGTACCCGGTGCTGGAGCGTATCGCCGGCAAGCCTGACCGCCTCGCAGAATTGTGGAAG
This genomic interval from Stenotrophomonas sp. 57 contains the following:
- the rplU gene encoding 50S ribosomal protein L21, coding for MYAVLVTGGKQYRVAQGEKLRIEKLEVEVGSEIKFDNILMLGDSDGVKLGDALKGAAVTAKVLSQGRADKVRIIKFRRRKHHMKRQGHRQYYTEIEITGIAG
- the rpmA gene encoding 50S ribosomal protein L27, which produces MAHKKGVGSSRNGRDSNPKYLGVKIFGGQAIEAGNIIVRQRGTQFHPGSGVGLGRDHTLFALVDGKVEFSVKGAKKRRTVSIVSADA
- the ileS gene encoding isoleucine--tRNA ligase gives rise to the protein MSQDYKTTLNLPATEFPMRGDLPKREPGILAQWEAQGLYQQLRDNAAGRPLFVLHDGPPYANGRIHLGHAVNKILKDIIVKSRYLAGFDAPYVPGWDCHGLPIEIAVEKKWGKVGTKLDAVEFRQKCREFAEEQINIQRVDFKRLGVTGDWDNPYKTLSFDFEANEIRALAKVVANGHLVRGAKPVYWCFDCGSALAEAEIEYQEKESPAIDVAYAARDAQAIGQAFGVSVPADVEVAVPIWTTTPWTLPASLAVSLGAEINYVLAEGPAHNGKRRWLVLAAALAERALQRYGVGDVVLHGETTGAALENQLLAHPFYPERGILVLNGDHVSDEDGTGAVHTAPGHGQEDFVVSQKYGLLDKYNAGQVTPIDGRGVYLESTPPAGDVVLAGQHLWKAQEAIVGVLRDNGSLLAFHPIRHSYPHCWRHKTPVVFRATPQWFISMDKANLRNDALAAIDTVGWFPTWGKARIQSMVDGRPDWTISRQRTWGVPIALFTHRQTGEIHPRSVELMQQVADRVEAEGIDVWYSLDAVELLGAEAADYEKVTDILDVWFDSGVTHEGVLAARGFGKPADLYLEGSDQHRGWFQSSLLTGVAIDKRAPYKQCLTHGFTVDEHGRKMSKSLGNGIEPQDIMNKLGADILRLWIASADYSNEMSLSQEILKRNADAYRRLRNTARFLLGNLDGFDPAQHLQPLDQMVALDRWIVHRAWELQEKIKAAYDGYNMAEIVQLLLNFCSVDLGSLYLDVTKDRLYTMPTDSHGRRSAQSAMYHIAEAFTRWVAPILTFTADELWGYLPGEHAGHVLFTTWYDGLAPLPADAQLNAADFDQLLAVREQVAKVLEPMRANGAIGAALEAEITIAANEEQAAKWQPLAEELRFLFISGDVQVRPATTDEVFVSAQPTSKAKCVRCWHHRADVGSNADHPELCGRCVSNVTGAGELRSWF
- the murJ gene encoding murein biosynthesis integral membrane protein MurJ produces the protein MLRGLLSFSSMTMVSRVLGLVRDFVVTTTFGTNAITDAFWVAFRVPNFLRRLFAEGSFATAFVPVFTEVKETRSHAELRELMARTAGTLGGVLMLVTAVALIFAPQLASVFSSGVDTDPVKQGLLVDLFRLTFPFLLFVSLTALAGGALNSFQRFAMPALTPVILNLCMIAGALWLAPRLGGTPEKQILALGWAVLAAGILQLLFQLPSLKGINLLTLPRWGWSHPGVRKVMTLMVPTLFGSSVAQINLLLDTVIAAKLTDGSQSWLSLADRFLELPLGVFGVALGTVILPALARHHVSTDREGFSRSLDWGLRMTLLISVPAMLGLLLLAEPLIATIFQHGQFSAFDTRMTALSVYGLSFGLPAFALLKVVLPAFYARQDTKTPVRAGVAALVANMVFNFALLAVLYQVMVPEALKAQGVMAAIGKQPGLHLALGIASALSSYLNLGLLWYWLGKTDVYRRRPGWGGYLLRLLLACVAMVAALLALLHWLPAFSAMGVWERIGSLSLLVGGGAATYAVAMVAMGFRPRDLRGH
- a CDS encoding bifunctional riboflavin kinase/FAD synthetase encodes the protein MSRLFRSVEGRELFPNGSVVCIGAFDGLHLGHRALVRHAVARARALGVAAVAVAFEPLPREFFAQGTPPPRLTLARSKVEILRELGVDAVGLLRFDAAMAAMPAEDFVHRLLAHRLGAREVWIGPEFCFGNRRRGDLALLQKMGAELGFTAGEIEAVDLHGERISSTRIRQLLQEGDFARANDLLGRPYAISGRVVRGRQLGRTLGFPTANLRFPKTPALSGIYATWVHGVFDQPWPSVSSFGTRPTVEGVEPLLEAHLFDFQGDLYGRHIDVEFVAKLRDEEKFNDLAALTDQMHRDAEQARAILSEHRLRATA
- the cgtA gene encoding Obg family GTPase CgtA, whose translation is MKLVDEAEIEVFAGNGGNGCIGFRREKFIPLGGPDGGDGGAGGSVYIRADENLNTLVDFRHERVFKAQRGENGMGRQAYGKGGEDLTITVPVGTVVINVATDEVIGDLTQHGDRLLVAKGGRGGLGNMHFKSSTNRSPRQALPGEPGEERTLKLELKLLADVGLLGFPNAGKSTLIRAVSAATPKVADYPFTTLYPNLGVVKVENHRSFVIADIPGLIEGAADGAGLGAQFLRHLQRTRLLLHLVDISPMEGGVEGISPVEQVRAIERELEKHDPELLQKPRWLVLNKADLMFEDEAKAAAEQIVAELGWKEPWFLVSALGREGTFPIMSRIMAFFDRQKEEEQEARDAQ
- the rpsT gene encoding 30S ribosomal protein S20, producing the protein MANIKSAKKRAKQTVVRNARNVAQRSMLRTAVKKVIKALDANDAAGAEAAFAVAQPILDRFSARGLIHKNKAARHKSRLNDRIKALKAA